The genome window TCTCACGTTGACCACACTGAACATGATGTTGATGTAATCGTAACTGAGCAAGGTATTGCTGACTTACGTGGTCTAGCACCAAAAGAGCGTGTACCTTTAATTATCGAAAACTGTGCACACCCGGATTACAAAGAACAACTTTGGGATTACTATAACCGTGCTCTAGAAGCAACTGGTGGCCACCAAACACCTCATATTTTAGAGGAAGCACTTTCTTGGCACGTAAATCTTGCTACAAACAAAACAATGAAAAAAGAAGTTGCTAAAGCTTAATTACTAAAGTTTAGGAACGCCTCATTAAGTCAAAAAACTTATGAGGCGTTCTTTTTTTGTCGGAGATGGTATAATAAGAGTGATACTCATTCTCACTAATACATAATTTCCCATCGGAGGGGCTATGAAGAAATTTATTTATTTGATTATATTCTTTTCATTTTTTGACCTATTTACCCAGCTTCCTGTCATGAGTACATACGCTGAATCCTTAGGGGCATCAGCCTTTTTAACTGGCCTAGCAGTAGGTATGTATTCCCTTTCCAATACATTTGGTAATATTATTTCTGGTTTTTTAACAGATCGTAAGGGACCATTTGTTATTTTAATCCTAGGTCTTTTAATGACAGGTCTTTCACTATCACTTTATAATTTAGTAGAAGAGCCTATTATTCTATTAGTAGTCCGCTTTGTACATGGATTAGTGGCTGGCTTTATCGTCCCTGCTGCTTTCACATTTTTAGCAAATGCAACTGAGCAAGAAAAAAGAGGCAAGGGCAGTGCTATCTCTGGAGCATTTGTTGGCATCGCCGCAATAATCGGTCCTGCATTTAGTGGAATATTAGCGAGTCGTACTAGCGTACCATTCGTTTTTAATATAACAGCAAGCTTTATGCTTTTGTTAGGTATACTTGCCTTCTTTTTACTTAAATCAAATCAAGTAAAAAAAGAAAACTCTGCGCCAACTGCCAACATTCCTATTCGTGTGCTTTTTAACAATACAGGTACATTAAAAGCCTTCTCTGGTGCATTCTTTTTAATGTTTTCTCAAGGGGTTATTGCCTATCTTCTCCCACTAAAAGTACAATCTTTAGGCTTTGATTCACGTTTAAGTGGAACATTGATGAGTACATTCGGAATTATTGCTGTACTCGTATTTATTTTGCCGACTAACCGTATTTTCGATAAGGTTGCTCCCATTAAAACATTATCACTTGGTATAGCTTTAATGGGGGTAAGTCAATTATTAATTAGTCAGGCAGATTCAAGTACGTTACTTTATATTGCTATGGCCTGCTATGGTTTCGGGTTTGGCTTCTTATTCCCATCACTAAATTCACTTTTAATCGATTCTACGACTGCTGAAATCCGTGGAAAAGCCTATGGTTATTTTTATGCCTTCTTTTCGCTAGGAGTTGTCTTAGGTTCCTCATTGCTCGGTTGGCTCTCACTAGGTATTGTCAGCGGCTTTATATTTACTGGGGTTGTATTATTAGTATTTGCAATCATTATTATAAGCACACAAAAAAGACCTTCTCACGTGAAATGAGAAGGTTTTGTTATTATTTCTCTTGTTCCTGAATTTCCCCATTGAAATAATGGATACCCGTATGTCCCCCACCCTCAGCAACCATTTCGTTTGAAGCTATTTTCGTTGGGGATGTTCCAGCTCGTGTCGCTACTTGAGCAGTTATACGCTCTGAAATATCTTCGTGCATCTCCGTGTTTGTTGTATTCAAATAAGATGCTAATTTAGACTTTGCACCATTGAGCATATTCAATGCTTTATCACGGTTTTCTTTTTTACTTA of Lysinibacillus agricola contains these proteins:
- a CDS encoding MFS transporter, with protein sequence MKKFIYLIIFFSFFDLFTQLPVMSTYAESLGASAFLTGLAVGMYSLSNTFGNIISGFLTDRKGPFVILILGLLMTGLSLSLYNLVEEPIILLVVRFVHGLVAGFIVPAAFTFLANATEQEKRGKGSAISGAFVGIAAIIGPAFSGILASRTSVPFVFNITASFMLLLGILAFFLLKSNQVKKENSAPTANIPIRVLFNNTGTLKAFSGAFFLMFSQGVIAYLLPLKVQSLGFDSRLSGTLMSTFGIIAVLVFILPTNRIFDKVAPIKTLSLGIALMGVSQLLISQADSSTLLYIAMACYGFGFGFLFPSLNSLLIDSTTAEIRGKAYGYFYAFFSLGVVLGSSLLGWLSLGIVSGFIFTGVVLLVFAIIIISTQKRPSHVK